From a region of the Salminus brasiliensis chromosome 4, fSalBra1.hap2, whole genome shotgun sequence genome:
- the LOC140553921 gene encoding protocadherin-15-like has translation MACDTVVQHKQCVINGTLHSKLRKSESNITFLCDLHPFTTENPLYLDGICSSPDTSTKNHRLDSFRDIDPSSPMSLRSHFSWSLPSRIRGGGIYDQPQAIWDPAQWQEPEESLKVVLKDSREELDVDMVVVSDRSTKLSVREQARQFEQQALVERTPRASLDLDNLLATSSPPYSPMSVGKDVPPCIIITGSDGETPPLLPTQRPTPPVLRKFSSSISSYVTVEPCEVRLEIIPDASDTPPPPPPSPPIDLSSLPPLDPLSAFSPSSSPTTDTALSPSPPPATPTVFFPPLFHNALFPPPILRTSTPPPPVPSLVLSPVREILAKLHPVPLESDRPRRELRGILKYSHNETGSHYNHTDRNVRLETKRPSVVLITEPETESDEENNEVDSYSDSLADSESESSN, from the coding sequence ATGGCTTGTGACACAGTTGTTCAACATAAGCAGTGTGTCATCAATGGCACGCTGCATAGCAAACTGCGCAAATCTGAAAGCAACATCACCTTCTTGTGTGATCTGCATCCATTCACTACTGAAAACCCACTGTACCTGGATGGGATATGCAGTAGCCCTGACACCAGCACCAAGAACCACCGACTAGACAGCTTCCGGGACATTGACCCTTCATCCCCTATGAGCTTGAGGAGTCACTTCTCATGGTCTTTGCCATCCCGCATTCGAGGAGGTGGGATTTATGACCAGCCCCAGGCCATATGGGACCCAGCGCAGTGGCAAGAGCCAGAGGAGAGTCTGAAAGTGGTGCTTAAGGACAGCAGGGAGGAGCTTGATGTTGATATGGTGGTTGTGAGCGATCGAAGCACCAAGCTGTCGGTCAGGGAGCAGGCCAGGCAGTTTGAGCAGCAGGCTCTGGTTGAGAGGACACCTCGCGCTTCACTGGACCTGGACAATCTACTGGCCACTAGCAGTCCTCCTTACAGTCCCATGTCAGTGGGAAAGGATGTTCCCCCCTGCATCATCATCACTGGCAGTGATGGAGAAACCCCTCCTCTGCTGCCTACCCAGCGACCAACACCCCCAGTCCTGAGGAAGTTCAGCTCTAGCATTTCCAGCTATGTCACGGTAGAGCCCTGCGAGGTCCGGCTGGAGATTATACCGGATGCTTCGGACACCCCgcctccacctcctccatcgCCACCCATTGAcctttcctctctccctcctctagACCCACTCTCTgctttttcaccttcctcttCCCCAACCACAGATACTGCTCTTTCTCCATCCCCTCCTCCAGCCACGcctactgttttttttcctcccctttTTCATAATGCCCTTTTCCCTCCCCCCATTCTACGCacctccaccccacctcctcctgTTCCTTCTTTGGTCTTATCACCAGTCAGGGAGATTCTAGCCAAACTCCACCCTGTGCCTTTGGAATCTGACAGGCCGAGGAGGGAACTCAGAGGAATTCTTAAATACTCTCATAATGAGACTGGCAGCCACTACAaccacacagacagaaatgtcCGTTTAGAGACAAAACGACCCAGTGTTGTGTTAATAACAGAGCCTGAGACGGAGTCTGATGAGGAGAACAATGAAGTGGACTCATACTCAGACTCTTTAGCAGattcagagtcagagtcatCTAACTGA